A window of Alkalinema sp. FACHB-956 genomic DNA:
CGGAAATTCCCGATTTGGAAACGATCGACGGCAATGATGAGCGTAATTGGAGTGCTTCCAAGTTTGTGCCCACCACGCCCAAACCGCCTGCGGAAACCCCCGGCTACCAAATTCCCGAACCTACGGATCCGAGCAAGGTTGAGATGGGAGATGAACGATCGCTTTGGTTAGCGCTAGCGATCGCTCTGGTTGTGGTGAGTAGTTTGCTGTGGCTAGGAGTGCAGTGAGGGGGTTCGAGGGTGGCTGAGGGGTTGGGGTCAGTCAGCTCAATGGGTTAGGTTAGCTAATAGGTTAGGTTAGCCAATAGGTTAGCTTAGCTTAGGTGAGCTAATGGGTTAGGTTAGCTTTAGTTGAGGGAAGCGGCGTATGTTTCGTTCTCCTGCTACCCTATTTCCTATAGATTCCCCTTGAATTACTGCCCGTCGGATAGTCATGGTTTTGCAAATGTCTCGTTTAAAAGCTGCGATCGCACCTCTGTTGCGCCCCTTGCGTCTCCTCAGCACATTGTGTTTAATCGGTTTCTGTCTGACGGGCTGTGTGGACTATCAACTGGGCATTGCCTTTGACAGCCCCAACAAAGGTACGGTGACCCAAACCATTCATCTGGAGGGGTTGGGTACGGCAGCAGCGCAATCATGGCTCAGCCAATTGGAGACCCAAACCCGAAACGTTCGGGGACAAATGAAGCGATTATCCCGCCAGGATGTGGCCATTTCCATTCCGTTTAGTAGTGCCAAGGATCTGGAGCAAAAATTCAACCAATTTTTCACCCCTTTTGCTAACCCTGCGACCACCGCAGACCGTTCTGCACTGCCGGAAATTGTGTCTAACTTGCAGGTGAAGCAAAGCAATTTGTTGTTATTTGAGCGCGATCGCTTGGCATTTGATGTCGATTTGACCGCCTTAAGCTTGCCAGAAACGGGCAGTGAGACCTTACTCAACCCGGAACAAATGTTTGATCTATCGATCGGCGTTACCGGGCCTTGGGGAGCAGGGGGGCAAAAATCAACGCCCATTGCCCAGGGGGGGAAAGCGGGTGCCAAAGGTGCAACCTGGCAATTGCAATCTGGCAAAAAGAATCACATTGAAGCCGTCCTGTGGATGCCGATGCCCTTGGGCTGGGGAACGGTGCTGATTGCGGGATTAGTGGCCGGTGGCATTTACTATCGCAAGCAGCAGATTGGATAACCCCATTGCTGCCGTGCTCATTCGGAGAAGAAATCCACTATGGCCAGTCCTTCCCGCGACTTGCAGCGATTATTATTTTTGGGGTTACTAATCCCGATCGGTGCATTAAACGTATTCATTTTGGGATGGCTGATCAATTACTTCCGCCACCTTGTTACCTTAGTCACCATCTCAGCGATTTTGGCCTTTCTGCTGGACTATCCCGTTCGTTTTTTTGAGCGAATTCGTATCCGGCGAGTGCCCGCTGTGCTGATTGTGCTGTTAATTGCGGTGGCCATCTTCGCGATCGTTGGGTTGACGCTGATTCCGATCGTCGTCAGCCAAATGAGCCAACTCTTCAAGAACATTCCGGATTGGCTCAATGCGAGTCGTCACAATGTGGAAATGCTCGATCTATGGGCCAAAAGTCGCAACTTGCCCATCGACCTGGATGGTGTGAGTCTTCGGTTAAGCAGCCAGATTGAAAATCAGTTGAAGGACTTGGCCCCGCAAGCCCTAGGGCTTGCCCTGGGAACCGTCTCGGGGTTTATTGACACGATTTTAGTGATTGTTCTGGCCTCCTACATGCTGCTGTATGGGGAAGAATTATGGACAGGACTGATGAATTTGCTGCCGCCTAAATTTGCAACTCCCTTTAGTTCTTCTTTGCGGCTAAATTTCCATAATTTTTTTCTCAGTCAGGTCGCCCTCGCCCTGTTTATGGTGGTGACCTTGATTCCCATCTTTTTTGGATTGCAAGTTCCTTTTGCATTGCTGTTTGCGTTGTTGATTGGAATTGCCGAGTTGATTCCATTTATTGGGGCTGCCTTAGGCATTGGGCTAGTGAGTTTATTAGTGCTATTTCAAGATTTCTGGCTGGCTTTCTGGGTCGCTGTTTCAGCCACAATTTTGCAGCAAATTCGCGACAATTTAATTGCACCTAAATTGATGGGAGATTTTACGGGACTCAATCCCATTTGGATCATTATTTCTTTATTAATTGGCTTGCAAGTAGGGGGGCTGCTAGGGGTATTTATTGCAGTCCCGATCGCAGGAACCATTAAATGTACGATCGATGCCCTACTCGGTCTAAATGCACCCACAATTCTTGTAGATCGGCTGCAACCCACAGGAGAGATCGGGCAAGATCTCAATTCCATCGATGAAAGGTCATAAATAAAAGACCCCAAAAAATCAAGGAACAAACAACGAAGGAAGCCCAATCAATGATTCCAGTCCACGGAATGAAGCACAGTCTCTTGATAGGATAGACGGAGCTTTTGACTGGAGCTTTTGACTGGAGCTTTTGAATCCAGCTAGAAGCGCCCTTTCAGCCTTGTATGCTAGTGCAATTGTGACTTTATTACCTTCTCGATCGACCCGACGAAACCTTCTACTGGCGAGTGCTGCCAGTCTGTTCCCCTTGGCTTTCCAGGGTTCAGCCCGTGCTAACCTGACGCCTATGTTGAATCGCAGCAAAAGACCTCCCTATGTAGGTACGACCTTTAGCCAGTTGCAATGCAGCTACATGGGGTTGGATGTTCGGAAAACCTTTCAGGAAATTTGCAAACTTGGCCTCGATCGCATTCGTCTCTGTGCCTATTGGAATGAAATTCAACCCCAGGAAAATCAGTTGAACTTTTCCCAACTCGACTGGTTTCTAGAACAATGCCACGATCGCAACATTGATGTAGTGTTAGCCGTGGGCATGAAAGTTCCCCGCTGGCCGGAGTTCCACTTTCCCCAATGGGTGAGCGATCGCTATGAAACGGGAGCTGGCAATCAACCGCTAGATCAACGGAGTCCCGCCGTAGCAGAATTGGCTCTGAACTTTGTGAATGCGGTGGTGAATCACTGCCGCTATGCCCCTGCCATCAAATACTGGCAAGTGGAAAACGAGCCGTTTACCCAATTGGAAATTGCCGGAGGACGCTTCCTGAGTCCGGAATTTGTCAGTCGAGAAGTAGCCCTAGTACGATCGCGCCTCTGGGGTCAGCAACGCATTTTCCTCACAAACGCCATTCATCTCCCCAGCCCCAAGCGAGAGGAAGATGAACCCGCGTTTCTCAACAGTCTGGTGACGGGAGACGCGATCGGGTTTAACGTCTACACCAAAGTGCCAGCAGGCAATTCGGGAGCCTATTTAGAGCCAACCCCCGAATTTTGGCAGCAGTTGCAACAATGGCAAAATCGCATTCAAGCGTCCAACCGCGAAGCTTGGATTGCAGAAGCCCAGGCAGAACCCTGGGAACCGCAGAAATTGGTTGCCATGGATCAGCCCCACTATCCCAGTGCAACCCCCAACCGGATGCGATCGTTGGTACATACCCTGGCCACCATGAACTACAACACCGTTCTGCTGTGGGGCTGTGAATATTGGTATTGGCAACGGCTGAATAACCGCAATCTTTGGTGGTGGACCGTACAGCAAATTCTCCAGTCGCCGAAAGTTTGACAAGCCCCCACAAACTCAGAACCCATAAAAAACAGAGTCCCCGTCCTTGGAGTACTCTGTTTACAAAAAGAAGGATTAGACAAGACTGGACTGGAATCAATTACTTCCCAGACAGGGCAGGGACTTTCTCCTCCGTACGATCTACAGAATTATCCCCAGGGTCAGACACTGCTTGTAAATCGGTTCCGGTAATAATCCGTGCCCCACGGCTGCGGGTGAAGTAGTTCCAAGCCCACTGGGTCATTACAACAATCTTGTTATCGACTTCGATGAGGTAGTAAATGTGAACCACAACCCAGGCTAGCCAAGCAAAGAAGCCGGAGAACTTGATAAAGCCCATGTCTACTACCGCTTCGTTATCGCCAATGACGGCCATACTGCCCAAATCGGTGTACTTAAACGCGGGTAAAGTTGCTCCTTTCGCTTGGGCTTGCAATAGATCGGAGACATATTCGCCTTCCTGCATCGCCACCGCTGCCACACCCGGCAAAGGCTTCTCTCCTTGGTGGGAAAAATTAGCCAAGTCGCCAATCACATAAATATTGGGCTGGGACTCCAGACTGAGATCGGGCTGCACCATCACCCGCCCCACCCGATCGAGGGTTGCGCCAGCCCGTTCTTCCAAGACTTTGCCGATCGGAGAGGCTTTCACGCCTGCGGCCCACAGGACTGTTTTGGCAGGAATTGTCTTGGAGGTTTCGCCTTGCAGAACCGTCACTGCGCCATCTTCAATATTGGTCACGCGGGTGCTGACTTGCACATTCACGCCCAAGCGATCCAACGCAACATGTGCCTTCTGAGACAATTCTGGCGGATAGGGCGGTAAGACTCGATCGAGCCCTTCCAGCAGAATCACTTGGGTTTCGGTCGGATCGATGTGGTGGAAGTCATCCTTCATCGTCTTAAAGGCCAGATCGGCGATCGCTCCGGCCAGTTCCACCCCCGCAGGCCCCGCACCCACAATCACAAAGGTCAACCAAGCCCGCCGCAACGCTGGATCAGTTTCCTTTTCCGCTGCTTCAAAGGCTGAAAAGATCCGCCGTCGCATTTCGATCGCATCTTCGATCGTCTTCAAGCCCGGTGCCACATCCTTCCACTGATCATTACCAAAATAGTGGTGGCTGGCTCCTGTGGCCACAACCAGCTTGTCATACTCGATTTCTTGGCTTTGCAAGATCACCTTTTGGGCCACGGGGTCAATGTCGATCGCCTCATCCATCAATACCCGCACATTTTTGTGCTTGCTGACGATCGCCCGCAGCGGTGAAGAAATATCCGCTGGAGACAAGGTTCCCGTTGCCACTTGATAGAGCAGCGGTTGGAAAAGGTGAAAGTTCCGCTTATCAATCAGGGTGACTTCAAATTGGGTACTGCCCAGCGCTTTTGCGGTGTAGAGTCCCCCAAAGCCACCACCAAT
This region includes:
- a CDS encoding DUF3153 domain-containing protein, encoding MSRLKAAIAPLLRPLRLLSTLCLIGFCLTGCVDYQLGIAFDSPNKGTVTQTIHLEGLGTAAAQSWLSQLETQTRNVRGQMKRLSRQDVAISIPFSSAKDLEQKFNQFFTPFANPATTADRSALPEIVSNLQVKQSNLLLFERDRLAFDVDLTALSLPETGSETLLNPEQMFDLSIGVTGPWGAGGQKSTPIAQGGKAGAKGATWQLQSGKKNHIEAVLWMPMPLGWGTVLIAGLVAGGIYYRKQQIG
- a CDS encoding NAD(P)/FAD-dependent oxidoreductase, whose product is MTDTPARQRVVIIGGGFGGLYTAKALGSTQFEVTLIDKRNFHLFQPLLYQVATGTLSPADISSPLRAIVSKHKNVRVLMDEAIDIDPVAQKVILQSQEIEYDKLVVATGASHHYFGNDQWKDVAPGLKTIEDAIEMRRRIFSAFEAAEKETDPALRRAWLTFVIVGAGPAGVELAGAIADLAFKTMKDDFHHIDPTETQVILLEGLDRVLPPYPPELSQKAHVALDRLGVNVQVSTRVTNIEDGAVTVLQGETSKTIPAKTVLWAAGVKASPIGKVLEERAGATLDRVGRVMVQPDLSLESQPNIYVIGDLANFSHQGEKPLPGVAAVAMQEGEYVSDLLQAQAKGATLPAFKYTDLGSMAVIGDNEAVVDMGFIKFSGFFAWLAWVVVHIYYLIEVDNKIVVMTQWAWNYFTRSRGARIITGTDLQAVSDPGDNSVDRTEEKVPALSGK
- a CDS encoding beta-galactosidase, whose protein sequence is MTLLPSRSTRRNLLLASAASLFPLAFQGSARANLTPMLNRSKRPPYVGTTFSQLQCSYMGLDVRKTFQEICKLGLDRIRLCAYWNEIQPQENQLNFSQLDWFLEQCHDRNIDVVLAVGMKVPRWPEFHFPQWVSDRYETGAGNQPLDQRSPAVAELALNFVNAVVNHCRYAPAIKYWQVENEPFTQLEIAGGRFLSPEFVSREVALVRSRLWGQQRIFLTNAIHLPSPKREEDEPAFLNSLVTGDAIGFNVYTKVPAGNSGAYLEPTPEFWQQLQQWQNRIQASNREAWIAEAQAEPWEPQKLVAMDQPHYPSATPNRMRSLVHTLATMNYNTVLLWGCEYWYWQRLNNRNLWWWTVQQILQSPKV
- a CDS encoding AI-2E family transporter, which gives rise to MASPSRDLQRLLFLGLLIPIGALNVFILGWLINYFRHLVTLVTISAILAFLLDYPVRFFERIRIRRVPAVLIVLLIAVAIFAIVGLTLIPIVVSQMSQLFKNIPDWLNASRHNVEMLDLWAKSRNLPIDLDGVSLRLSSQIENQLKDLAPQALGLALGTVSGFIDTILVIVLASYMLLYGEELWTGLMNLLPPKFATPFSSSLRLNFHNFFLSQVALALFMVVTLIPIFFGLQVPFALLFALLIGIAELIPFIGAALGIGLVSLLVLFQDFWLAFWVAVSATILQQIRDNLIAPKLMGDFTGLNPIWIIISLLIGLQVGGLLGVFIAVPIAGTIKCTIDALLGLNAPTILVDRLQPTGEIGQDLNSIDERS